The DNA sequence gagggaacactggttaccagatgtccgggggtCCGAACAGCTTTTTAAAACCAGGCACTTTCGGCTAGATTCACTATCCCCCGAGTCTGTCTCCGATCCattcccgattgcatgcaggccgacaaattcgcAAAAGGctagcatgcaaatggggacgatatCTGACATGCCGTCCACCCACAGccaggatcgctagagagcgatcctggagcatgcgcagaccctgacagtagtgacaggtgAAGCGGCCTCCTGTCACTGTTCTcggggcttctgccggctttttttatttaatgtagccagagagcctgtctcgacgggcgaaagctaacacggggctgggagccctAAATGCCCGGGGGTAGGCAAGTTAGGGGAATCGAATTAAGAAGGCAGAGCAGAGGTGAAGTTGGATCGCGTTTAGAGAGGAGCGCGATTGGTGGTTGCTAAGGGGCGTGGCTGGAGGAAGTTTcaaaagccgggaccttggaggacttctttttctgagtcctccagggcggcttttttGGCGGTTGTGGTGCGCAGGTGCTGGGACTTTGTCGGCGGTTGTGAGCTGTTTTCTGTACTTTTTTCGGCGGCGGTATGGAGCCCAGCGGTAGGCAGAGTGACAGCGCTGAAGGAGACGTCGCGGAGATTTCGCTGCTCGCTGGTGATTCCTTTTCGGAAGACGCGACGCAGCAGGTGGGTCGGGGCATAGGGGAGGAGAGAATTCGGCCCGTGCGCAGGTCTAAGACCGCCGCGTTGTCAGCTATGGCCATTGCAGGTCTCGGGGGGACTCGGGGGAGTGTTGGGTTAGCGGGTGTACCTGGGAACAAAGTGGGGCTTCAGGCTGTTGCGTCGAGTGGCCCGGGTGGGGCTGTTTCGGCCGGCCGCAGCTCGTCAGTGTCGTGTGTGGGCGGGGCTTCTGTAACGGCTTTTTTGCCTGGGGCTACTAGTGCGGCCCCTGTGGCGTTGGAAATGAGCGGGAGGGTGGCCgaggatgctgctgctgcttcttcggCACACATAGGGAGTGAAGGGGGTTTGGGATCGCTCCGTGACGGGGTGGCTGCTCCTATGCATCGGGGTATGGGGGTTTTGGATTCCTGTGGGTCTCCTCATGTTTTTGGTGTAGGCAGGGGGATGGATTGTTTCAGCCAGGGGTCCGTTCCGGTTGGAGGTGCATCGACGTCTTGGGCAGGTGTTTTTCCTGGGAGTTGGGGTCCTGGTTGGGGTTCTCCGTCCTGGGGTCCAGGGTCTTCTGTTAGTGGAGTGGGACCTTCGGTATCACAGTGGGGGGGGAGCTCTGTTGGCCCTATGGCTATGGGAATTTTGCCAAGTTGTAGTTATGGTACTGGTTGGGGTGTCCCTTTGGGCATGGGTGGAAGTATTTTGCCTGGTCCTGCCTCCTTGTTTTCTTGGTCTCCACAGATGCCtgcatttcttcctggtggtcgAGAGTCTGGTGTTTCGGATGTGGGAGCTGCGAGGGCACCTGAGCGGCCAGGAGGTTCCGGTTCGGAGCGCAGTTCGGCGTTCGGTGGTGAAGTAGCTGCTGGCGGAGGCGCTACGGGATCTTCTCATCTCTCGTCTTCCTTGCCAGGGGTTGCTGTTCGGGGCGTCTCGGCTTCTGGACCTGTTTCTTCTAGTGGGAATGCTGTCCGCGGCATATCATCTGGTGGAGTCGTGGATCAAGGATCTTCTTCACAGGGTAATGTGGCGCCTGCTCAGGTTGCTCTTGTGGGTAAAGCTCGCGGTAAAAAGAGTAAGCGTAGCCGGCGGCGGGGCGAGTCGTCTTCGTCGTCGTCAGCGTCTTCCTCGTCGTCTTCGTCTGTTTCCTCGTCCTCGTCtaaagggcaggcaggcagggttgAGCCTTCGGCGGGTGGTGAGGTCGGGGGTTCTTCGGGAGGGGTGCGTGGGGTTCCGGCATTAGTGGCCTTGTCAGAGCTGTGGGAACGGGTGCCTCGTTCTTTGCGTCGTAAAATCCGACGGCGGTCCTGCGTGGATATTTTTCGTTTGATGGAGGGCAGGGCTCACAGACGGGGTACTAAAAAATCCAAAAAAGATCGGAAGGAGGTGAAACCTTTCCCTATAGCGCGGTCAATCCTTAATTGGGTGCGGGCTTTCTTGAGGCTGGCCAGCGTTTGGGGGCGAGCCAACCCGCAGGATTACGGTTTATTGCTGTCTTATGCAGATTCTATTTTAGATTCGTATCAGAGGTTTGGCGGTTGGGCCTGGTTAAATTATGACGAGGCTTTTCGTGACAAAATGGAGGAGAACAGGTTTATGTCTTGGGGTACCCAGGATGTGAATTTGTGGCTTACTCACATGGCGTCTAAGTCTCTGTCCCATCAGGTTAGTAAGGCGGCACCCGGCCCTGCAGGTGGCGGGCGGCCTTTTCGAGGGGGAGTCGGTGGAGGTTCCGCTGCTGGGTCCGACGTCTGTTGGAAATTTAATAAGTCCAGCTGCCCTTTCACCGACTGTAAATTTAGACATGCTTGCTCGGTCTGTGGTCAGGCGCATACAGCCCTCAAGTGCCCCAAGCGCAGTGGCGGTGTTGCAGGTGGGGCAGGGAAGTGAGTTTTCTGGTGAGTTGCCGACACCTGTACGAATTGAGGCAATGCATCCTTGGCTTCTGAGGTATAGGCCGCGGGAGGCGGCTGCCTTGTTGGAAGCGGGCTTTACTTCTGGTTTTGTTATACCTTTTCAGGGTTCTTTGGTTAGGGGGCGGGTTCAGAACGCTTCTTCGGTTTCACAGTTGCGGAACATAGTGCGAAACAAGTTATTGGGGGAATTGCGGTTGGGGCGTATTGCCGGTCCTTTTCGGGAGCCTCCTTTTCCACAGATGATTATTTCACCTTTGGCGGTGATTCCTAAAAAGGTTCCAGGGCAGTTTCGGCTCATTCATAACTTGTCTCGACCTTTGGGTCATTCTGTTAATGAGGGCATTCCGCGAGATATGTGTTCTGTCAGGTATGCATCCTTTGACTGTGCACTGCGCCTTATCGTGGAGGCGGGACGGGGCGCATTGTTGGCCAAAGTGGATATTGAATCGGCGTTTCGATTGTTGCCGATTCATCCTCAGTCCTTTCCGTTATTGGGTTTTCGATTTGAAGGTTTTTTCTTTTATGATCGTTGTTTGCCGATGGGATGTTCCATTTCGTGTGCGTATTTTGAAAAGTTCAGTTCGTTCTTGCATTGGGTCTTAGTGCAGAGAGCGGGGTTCGCTTCAGTGGTACATTACTTGGATGACTTCTTATTTGTTGGTGCCGGCGGCAGTATGGTGTGCGAGAGTTTAAAGAGGGTTTTTGAAGAAATGTCCGCCGAGTTTGGTGTTCCGTTAGCGGGGGTCAAGTCAGAGGGTCCTGTTACCTCTTTAGTGTTTTTGGGGATTGAGCTTGATACGGACGTCATGGTTACTCGTCTTCCGGAGCTGAAAGTGCGACAGTTGGTGGGGCTCATTGAGCGGGTGATAGGGGCTCCTAAATCGACTTTGCATACAGTGCAGTCCTTGTTGGGTTCCCTTAATTTCGCTTGTAGAGTGTTGCCTATGGGACGTGCTTTTTCGCGGAGACTCGCTGCGGCCACTTCGGGGGTGCGGGATCGTAGACATTTTGTGCGTCTTTCAGCGGGAGTACGAGCCGACCTTCGTATGTGGGCGCGTTTTTTACAGGATTTCAATGGGACGGTGCCTATGCAGGCACCTGCGGTGTCTAGCTTGGATCTGGAGTTGTTTTCTGATGCCGCAGGCGGTGTGGGTTTTGGTCTATATTGTCGCGGTGCCTGGTGTGCTGAAAGGTGGCCTGACGTCTGGGTCAGTTCGGGTATTACCAGAAATATTACATTATTGGAGTTGTTCCCCCTTGTTGTGGCTTGTGAGATGTGGGCGGATGTGTTGCGCAATAGGCAGGTGGTCTTTTGGTGCGATAATTTAGGAGTAGTGGCGGTAGTTAATAAGCAAGCGGCGCGTTGTCTGTCTGTAAATGCGTTGATGCGAGAGCTCGTTTTGCGGTGTTTGCGGTTGAATTTGTATATACGGGCGCGTCACGTTCCAGGTTTGCAGAATGGAATTGCTGATGCCTTGTCTCGTTTCAATTTCTTGCAGTTTCGCCAGTTGGCCCCGGATGCGCAGGAGGAAGGTTCGCAGATGCCAGCTCATTTATGGAACCTGGTCAGGAAGGAATCTGGGAACTGCTCCGCTTGTCCGTAGCGGATTCTACGTGGTCGCATTATTCTGTGGGCTTTCGATTGGTGGCGACCTTTTTGGCAGAGCGTGGTTGGTGCCCTGGTGATGTGGCCGAATCCTTGTTGGCGGATTTCGTGCTGTCGTCTTTTCGGGTGCATACCTCCCGGGGTGTGGTGCGTAGTCGATTAGCGGGATTCTCCTTCTTTTGCAGAGCTTTAGGTTGGGCTTGTCCGGTGTCTGGATTCTTGGTACAGCGATTGCTTAGAGCTATGGGGCGTGTTCGTCCTGCCCCTCGGGATACGCGGTTGCCTATCACTCATGAGTTACTCCTTCGGTTGTTGGCTGCGTTGGTAGAAGTGGCGAGTTCGCCTTACGAAGTCTGCTTGTTTCAGGCAGCTTTCGCCATCGCGTTTTTTGGGGCGTTGCGGGTGAGCGAGTTGTTGGTCGGTCCTTTGGCTCGCTTAGCGTCGCTTGGCTTGTTGATACAGCATGTTCGACTACAGCCTTCTTTGGTGCGATTGTTTATTGCGAGCTCAAAGACGGATCAGAGCGCTCGGGGGCACTGGGTAGTTTTACATTCAGTAGCAGCTTGTTGTTCCTGTCCGGTTACCCGGTTGCGAGAGTTTCTGGGGATGCGTCCGGTGGGGGGTTCCGCATTGTTTGTGCATGCGCAGGGTGCTCCGCTTACGCGTTATCAATTTCAGGCGGTTTTGCGCTTGGCTTTGGTTCGTTGTGGGGAGAACCCGGCTGCCTACGGGACGCATTCCTTTCGGATTGGAGCGGCTACGAGTGCGAGCATGGCGGGTATGTCAGGGGAGGGCATACAGAGGTTGGGGCGTTGGGCTTCTGATGCATTTCGGGGGTACATTCGTCGGGCGGGGTCTTCCAGGGAGTTAAATTCGGGGCGGGGAGCTTTGTGAGGTCCTGGGTGTGGCGTTATGGCTTTAACATGTTACCGCCCTATGTTGTTCTCCTTGGGTTGTCTTTGTTGTTGGTTAGTAGTTCTTGTTTGTCTTGCAGGTTCCTGTGGGCGTTCTTACTCCTTGTGGATCGTTGGTCACTCCTTTATACACTGGGCATCGGAGAGAGCAGCTATCCGTCCTGGTGGTCGCCATTTGGGACTGAGTCAGCAGGGACTGCGTGTATCTTGGTGGGGTCAACGTGGGATGCGATGGAGTCACTTGCTGCTGTTGCTTGAGCGCCTTCGTTCACGTCCTCGTCATCCTGATTTACTGTTGTTGCACCTTGGGGGGAACGATGTGGATGCATGTTCCGGAAAGGACTTAGTGAATATTATCAAGGATGACCTCAGGATTGTATTGGATTGGTTTCCTGGGGTTTTATTGATTTGGTCTGATATTGTGCCCCGACCTCGTTGTTTAGCGTCTCGGCGTTGGACCCGGGGGTTGTCCAAATTGAATAGACAAGTGGGTAAGTGGGTTGTTAGTCAAGGGGGACTGCAAATATTGCATGAGTGGGTGGATGTATCTTGTGCGGGTTTGTTTCACAAGGATGGGGTTCATTTGTCGGCGGTGGGGTGGGATCTTCTCCTCGATGATTTTGCGTCGGTTTGTGAGAGGGTCCTTGCCTTACGTTGACAGCCGCAGTTcactttattgggggggggggggcctgtatgTTTACAGTCCtgtggcgggtctcccgagctactgggtgctggggctcatccggcgatgagcggtgggccggcggggagcCGTGCCCGGGGGTCTACTGAATCAGTTAATGGGGCAtggggtcatgccacccctcagactcttgctgttcatggcggggtcgggggaaaCTTGGTTGATGGTTACACCagatagctcgggaggagctgctGATTTGATAGATGAATGTTAATGATTttggatgttaatttatgcaaattatTTCCGGTTttgttaataaattgagctgcggctatttatACCAAATATATGTGTGGTCTATCAGTTATTTAGGGGAAAGGCGGGGTAGGGTGTTTGGGGGTAGTAggagctatccagatcccgctgttaatatatatatatattttttttttaatcgggcagacagtttgcatgtattacacatgcaaaataactgcttggttaaaaaaaaataaaaaagccccccccccccccgaagtgctTACTCCTtccccaaacccctaaaaaatgCCCCCTGTGCCAATGCACCCCCAGCGctgatgccccacaaaaggcaggagggatgccaacttcctcctgccatgaaaCAACTGCACCCCCGACTGGCCCAcattgccacccccccccccgaccggcCCACTGCACCCCCAACCAGCCCGACCCACTCCTTTTTGAGCCtgacccagcccagcccagcccaacacctcccctgtacctaaaagttgggagcaggaggaaccacaAAATCCTCCTGCTTCTTCTCCTCCTGCATGATGCACTgtgaatgtgggccttaggccccgctctggtgcatcatgggaggggcctggggcacctgagctaatcagggacttccttagggctgagcctgtcaaaaaacctgcagacctgtcagtaactaggtaagttgggggagggtacatacttatatcctagagcagtaagaaaccaccctgaggaggcaagtcgcactcacactaccaagtctaaggtaagtaccaataattcagggagaaatatcactgataatttaggagccacactagctcgtaaaggaatctcttcacagatatggagggctatgtatgttaatgcacacagcttgggcaataaaattctagcattagagactgagataacaaacgctgatcttgacgtgatagcgatatccgaaacctggttcacggaatcgcatgggtgggatatggttataccagggtacaacctacttcgttgcgaccgagagggtaaattgggaggaggagtagcgctatacactaaggaaagcatcaaaaccaccagaatcacagatgttagatacaccagggaatccctctgggtgaacctggccagagggaatgaaaaatgcctataccttggggtgatatatagacctcccaggcaacaggaggacaaagacatggaattaatcgaggacatagagaacatcacactgcgcggggacacagtaatgctaggagacttcaacatgccagatgcagattggaacacactctccgcgactacgggtagcagcaaaagaatattaacctccataaagggtgcacgtctcaagcaattggtattggagcccaccagggaccaggcgttactagacctagttctcaccaacggagatagcgtcacggaagtctcagtaggagacacactggcctccagcgaccataatatggtatggctcaacctcaagaaaggtttccctaagacaaacacagcaacaagggttctcaactttagaggcacagacttcaaccgcatgggagattttgtccatcaggagctacataaacaagcaatatctgacaatgtggaggatatgtggtcgtctctgaagtccatcctacacgaagcaacagaccgatacataaagacagtaagtaaacgcaggagaaacaaaagaccccaatggttcagtaaagaaatttcagacctagttaaacagaaaaaagacgcatttatcacctacaaacatttaggcagagatggggcgaaagaggactatctagacagatctaaagctgtcaaaacagcagtcagagaagccaaactccgaatggaggaagagctagcacggaaaattaagaaaggggataaatctttcttcagctatattagtgacaggaaaagaaacaaagatgggatagtacgcctgaagcaatcggacggtaactttgcggaatcagattctgagaaggcagaactactaaacaaatacttctgttcagtgttcacccgcgaagcgccgggagctggtccacagctgcagacgggagataaccagaaagacccgtttcaagatttcgaatttacgcccagtagcgtctatgacgaactatcaagactcaaggtaaacaaagccatgggaccggataacctacaccccagaatgctcagggagttaagggaagtcctggcagaaccattatctgttcttttcaatctttccctaagcacaggaagggtccccttggactggaaaaccgccaacgtaatcccactccacaaaaagggctgcaggacagagacagcaaactacagaccagtgagtctcacgtctatagtgtgtaaactcatggaaacactgatcaaacagaatcttgacacaatcctagacgaagaaaaactgcgtgatccacaccaacacgggttcacccagggcagatcctgcca is a window from the Geotrypetes seraphini chromosome 1, aGeoSer1.1, whole genome shotgun sequence genome containing:
- the LOC117354663 gene encoding elastin-like isoform X1, producing MEPSGRQSDSAEGDVAEISLLAGDSFSEDATQQVGRGIGEERIRPVRRSKTAALSAMAIAGLGGTRGSVGLAGVPGNKVGLQAVASSGPGGAVSAGRSSSVSCVGGASVTAFLPGATSAAPVALEMSGRVAEDAAAASSAHIGSEGGLGSLRDGVAAPMHRGMGVLDSCGSPHVFGVGRGMDCFSQGSVPVGGASTSWAGVFPGSWGPGWGSPSWGPGSSVSGVGPSVSQWGGSSVGPMAMGILPSCSYGTGWGVPLGMGGSILPGPASLFSWSPQMPAFLPGGRESGVSDVGAARAPERPGGSGSERSSAFGGEVAAGGGATGSSHLSSSLPGVAVRGVSASGPVSSSGNAVRGISSGGVVDQGSSSQGSCGRSYSLWIVGHSFIHWASERAAIRPGGRHLGLSQQGLRVSWWGQRGMRWSHLLLLLERLRSRPRHPDLLLLHLGGNDVDACSGKDLVNIIKDDLRIVLDWFPGVLLIWSDIVPRPRCLASRRWTRGLSKLNRQVGKWVVSQGGLQILHEWVDVSCAGLFHKDGVHLSAVGWDLLLDDFASVCERVLALR
- the LOC117354663 gene encoding elastin-like isoform X2 yields the protein MEPSGRQSDSAEGDVAEISLLAGDSFSEDATQQVGRGIGEERIRPVRRSKTAALSAMAIAGLGGTRGSVGLAGVPGNKVGLQAVASSGPGGAVSAGRSSSVSCVGGASVTAFLPGATSAAPVALEMSGRVAEDAAAASSAHIGSEGGLGSLRDGVAAPMHRGMGVLDSCGSPHVFGVGRGMDCFSQGSVPVGGASTSWAGVFPGSWGPGWGSPSWGPGSSVSGVGPSVSQWGGSSVGPMAMGILPSCSYGTGWGVPLGMGGSILPGPASLFSWSPQMPAFLPGGRESGVSDVGAARAPERPGGSGSERSSAFGGEVAAGGGATGSSHLSSSLPGVAVRGVSASGPVSSSGNAVRGISSGGVVDQGSSSQVSPVGPGCAGGRFADASSFMEPGQEGIWELLRLSVADSTWSHYSVGFRLVATFLAERGWCPGDVAESLLADFVLSSFRVHTSRGVVPVGVLTPCGSLVTPLYTGHRREQLSVLVVAIWD